The following coding sequences lie in one Pseudorca crassidens isolate mPseCra1 chromosome 2, mPseCra1.hap1, whole genome shotgun sequence genomic window:
- the CADM3 gene encoding cell adhesion molecule 3 isoform X1 has protein sequence MGAPSALPLLLLFASCWAPGGANLSQDGYWQEQNLELGTLAPLEEAMSSTVWSSPDMLASQDSQPWTSDETVVAGGTVVLKCQVKDHEDSSLQWSNPAQQTLYFGEKRALRDNRIQLVRSTPHELSISISNVALADEGEYTCSIFTMPVRTAKSLVTVLGIPQKPIITGYKSSLREKDTTTLNCQSSGSKPAAQLTWRKGDQELHGEPTRIQEDPNGKTFTVSSSVTFQVTREDDGADIVCSVNHESLKGADRSTAQRIEVLYTPTAKIRPDPPHPREGQKLLLHCEGRGNPAPQQYLWEKEGSVPPLKMTQESALIFPFLNKSDSGTYGCTATSNMGSYKAYYTLNVNDPSPVPSSSSTYHAIIGGIVAFIVFLLLVLLIFLGHYLIRHKGTYLTHEAKGSDDAPDADTAIINAEGGQSGGDDKKEYFI, from the exons GCTACTGGCAAGAGCAGAATTTGGAGCTGGGGACTCTGGCTCCACTCGAAGAGGCCATGAGCTCCACAGTCTGGAGCAGCCCTGACATGCTGGCCAGTCAAG ACAGTCAGCCCTGGACATCTGATGAGACAGTGGTGGCTGGTGGCACCGTGGTGCTCAAGTGCCAAGTCAAAGATCATGAGGATTCATCCCTGCAGTGGTCTAACCCTGCCCAGCAGACTCTCTACTTTGGAGAGAAGAGAG CCCTTCGAGATAATCGGATTCAGCTGGTTAGATCGACGCCCCATGAGCTCAGCATCAGCATCAGCAACGTGGCCCTGGCCGACGAGGGTGAATACACTTGCTCCATCTTCACTATGCCCGTGAGAACTGCCAAGTCCCTCGTCACCGTGCTCG GAATCCCACAGAAGCCCATAATCACTGGCTACAAGTCATCGTTACGGGAAAAGGATACAACTACCCTAAACTGTCAGTCTTCTGGGAGCAAACCTGCAGCCCAGCTCACCTGGAGGAAGGGTGACCAAGAGCTTCATG GGGAACCAACCCGAATACAGGAAGATCCCAATGGCAAAACCTTCACCGTGAGCAGCTCAGTCACCTTCCAGGTCACCCGGGAGGACGATGGGGCAGACATTGTATGCTCTGTGAACCACGAATCTCTCAAGGGAGCTGACAGATCCACTGCTCAACGCATTGAAGTTTTAT ACACACCAACAGCGAAGATTAGGCCAGACCCTCCGCATCCCCGCGAGGGCCAGAAGCTGTTGCTCCACTGCGAGGGGCGTGGCAACCCCGC CCCCCAGCAGTACCTATGGGAGAAGGAGGGCAGTGTGCCGCCGCTAAAGATGACCCAGGAGAGCGCCCTGATCTTCCCCTTCCTCAACAAGAGTGACAGCGGCACCTATGGCTGCACAGCCACCAGCAACATGGGCAGCTACAAGGCTTACTACACCCTCAATGTGAACG ATCCCAGTCCGGTGCCCTCATCCTCCAGCACCTACCACGCCATCATTGGTGGGATCGTAGCCTTCATCGTCTTCCTGCTGCTCGTCCTGCTTATCTTCCTTGGCCACTACTTGATCCGGCACAAAG gaaCCTACCTGACACACGAGGCGAAAGGCTCTGACGATGCCCCAGATGCAGACACAGCCATCATCAACGCAGAAGGCGGGCAGTCGGGCGGGGACGACAAGAAGGAATATTTCATCTAG
- the CADM3 gene encoding cell adhesion molecule 3 isoform X2, translated as MGAPSALPLLLLFASCWAPGGANLSQDDSQPWTSDETVVAGGTVVLKCQVKDHEDSSLQWSNPAQQTLYFGEKRALRDNRIQLVRSTPHELSISISNVALADEGEYTCSIFTMPVRTAKSLVTVLGIPQKPIITGYKSSLREKDTTTLNCQSSGSKPAAQLTWRKGDQELHGEPTRIQEDPNGKTFTVSSSVTFQVTREDDGADIVCSVNHESLKGADRSTAQRIEVLYTPTAKIRPDPPHPREGQKLLLHCEGRGNPAPQQYLWEKEGSVPPLKMTQESALIFPFLNKSDSGTYGCTATSNMGSYKAYYTLNVNDPSPVPSSSSTYHAIIGGIVAFIVFLLLVLLIFLGHYLIRHKGTYLTHEAKGSDDAPDADTAIINAEGGQSGGDDKKEYFI; from the exons ACAGTCAGCCCTGGACATCTGATGAGACAGTGGTGGCTGGTGGCACCGTGGTGCTCAAGTGCCAAGTCAAAGATCATGAGGATTCATCCCTGCAGTGGTCTAACCCTGCCCAGCAGACTCTCTACTTTGGAGAGAAGAGAG CCCTTCGAGATAATCGGATTCAGCTGGTTAGATCGACGCCCCATGAGCTCAGCATCAGCATCAGCAACGTGGCCCTGGCCGACGAGGGTGAATACACTTGCTCCATCTTCACTATGCCCGTGAGAACTGCCAAGTCCCTCGTCACCGTGCTCG GAATCCCACAGAAGCCCATAATCACTGGCTACAAGTCATCGTTACGGGAAAAGGATACAACTACCCTAAACTGTCAGTCTTCTGGGAGCAAACCTGCAGCCCAGCTCACCTGGAGGAAGGGTGACCAAGAGCTTCATG GGGAACCAACCCGAATACAGGAAGATCCCAATGGCAAAACCTTCACCGTGAGCAGCTCAGTCACCTTCCAGGTCACCCGGGAGGACGATGGGGCAGACATTGTATGCTCTGTGAACCACGAATCTCTCAAGGGAGCTGACAGATCCACTGCTCAACGCATTGAAGTTTTAT ACACACCAACAGCGAAGATTAGGCCAGACCCTCCGCATCCCCGCGAGGGCCAGAAGCTGTTGCTCCACTGCGAGGGGCGTGGCAACCCCGC CCCCCAGCAGTACCTATGGGAGAAGGAGGGCAGTGTGCCGCCGCTAAAGATGACCCAGGAGAGCGCCCTGATCTTCCCCTTCCTCAACAAGAGTGACAGCGGCACCTATGGCTGCACAGCCACCAGCAACATGGGCAGCTACAAGGCTTACTACACCCTCAATGTGAACG ATCCCAGTCCGGTGCCCTCATCCTCCAGCACCTACCACGCCATCATTGGTGGGATCGTAGCCTTCATCGTCTTCCTGCTGCTCGTCCTGCTTATCTTCCTTGGCCACTACTTGATCCGGCACAAAG gaaCCTACCTGACACACGAGGCGAAAGGCTCTGACGATGCCCCAGATGCAGACACAGCCATCATCAACGCAGAAGGCGGGCAGTCGGGCGGGGACGACAAGAAGGAATATTTCATCTAG